A genomic window from Haliaeetus albicilla chromosome 10, bHalAlb1.1, whole genome shotgun sequence includes:
- the UBAP2L gene encoding ubiquitin-associated protein 2-like isoform X2 translates to MMTSVGTNRARGNWEQTQTQSQTQHKQRPQATAEQIRLAQMISDHNDADFEEKVKQLIDITGKNQDECVIALHDCNGDVNRAINVLLEGNPDTHSWEMVGKKKGVSGQKESGQAEPSEESKENRERDRDFSRRRGGPPRRGRGASRGREFRGQENGLDGGKSGGSSGRGTERGRRGRGRGRGGSGRRGGRFSAQGMGTFNPADYAEPAGTDENYGNSNNNTWNNTGSFEPDDGTRLDFIGGEGSNYPRKFDTAPGAWRAATEEWGTEDWNEDLSETKIFTASNVSSVPLPAENVTITAGQRIDLAVLLGKTPSSMENESTNLESSQAPSLAQPLVFSNSKQSAISQPASGNSFSHHSMVSMLGKGFGDVGEAKGSSTTGSQFLEQFKTAQALAQLAAQHTQPGGSTTASSWDMGSTTQTSSLVQYDLKNPTDSSVHSPFTKRQAFTSTSTMIEVFMQEKQPVVTASTTVPAPPSSPLPSKTNPVPQMSPGSSDNQSSSPQPAQQKLKQQKKKASLTSKIPALAVEMPGSADISGLNLQFGALQFGSEPVLAEYESTPTTSTAVSQSQSSLYTSTASESSSTISSNQSQESGYQSGTIQTATFTSQNSTQGPLYEQRSTQTRRYPNSISSSPQKDLTQAKNGFSSVQPTPLQTTQAVEGATGPAVKSDSPSAPSITPLNDGVSASSLLTTASQHSTALSSLSHSEELPSTTTTQLSSTLPTQQNSLSSSTSSGRTSTSTLLHTSVESEASLHSSASTFSTSSSTVSAAPPVVSASSSLSSVSSLGLSLSSNSTVTASTRSSVATTSGKAPPNLPPGVPPLLPNPYIMAPGLLHAYPPQVYGYDDLQMLQTRFPLDYYSIPFPTPTTPLTGRDGSLSSNPYSGDLTKFGRGDASSPAPATTLAQPQQSQTQTHHTTQQTFLNPALPPGYSYTSLPYYTGVPGLPSTFQYGPAVFPVAPTSSKQHGVNVSVNASATPFQQPSGYGSHGYSTGVSVTSSNTGVPDISGSVYSKTQQSFEKQGFHTGTPAASFNLPSALGSGGPINPATAAAYPPTPFMHILTPHQQPHSQILHHHLQQDGQLPYLQMILCCQRQQEDQGGSGQRSQGSSIPQKSQANKSAYNSYSWGAN, encoded by the exons ATGATGACATCGGTGGGCACTAACCGAGCCcgggggaactgggagcagaCACAGACACAGAGCCAGACACAGCACAAGCAGCGGCCGCAG GCTACTGCGGAACAGATTCGACTTGCACAGATGATTTCGGACCACAATGACGCTGACTTTGAGGAGAAGGTGAAACAA CTGATTGACATCACAGGCAAGAACCAGGATGAGTGTGTGATTGCTCTGCATGACTGCAATGGAGATGTTAACAGAGCCATCAACGTGCTGCTGGAGGGCAATCCGGACACG CATTCCTGGGAAATGGTTGGGAAGAAGAAGGGTGTCTCGGGACAGAAGGAGAGTGGACAGGCAGAACCCagtgaagaaagcaaagaaaaccgGGAGAGGGATCGGGATTTCAGCAGACGACGTGGCGGGCCACCGAGGCGGGGGCGAGGTGCCAGCCGTGGAAGAGAGT TTCGGGGCCAGGAGAATGGACTAGATGGTGGTAAGAGTGGAGGATCTTCTGGAAGAGGCACAGAAAGAGGGAGGCGGGGACGTGGCCGAGGCCGAG GTGGCTCTGGAAGGCGAGGGGGAAGATTTTCTGCCCAAGGCATGGG AACTTTCAACCCAGCTGACTATGCTGAGCCAGCCGGCACGGATGAGAACTACGGGAATAGCAACAACAACACATGGAACAACACTGGCAGTTTTGAGCCAGATGATGGCACAA gacTTGATTTCATTGGGGGTGAGGGGTCAAATTATCCCCGAAAATTTGACACTGCTCCTG GTGCATGGAGGGCCGCAACAGAAGAATGGGGCACAGAGGACTGGAATGAAGAT cTGTCTGAGACAAAGATCTTCACCGCCTCTAATGTGTCTTCAGTGCCTCTGCCTGCCGAGAATGTGACAATCACAGCTGGACAGAG AATTGATCTTGCAGTCCTGCTAGGAAAGACGCCCTCTTCTATGGAGAATGAGTCAACAAACCTGGAGTCATCGCAGGCTCCTTCTCTGGCCCAGCCACTGGTGTTCAGCAATTCCAAGCAAAGTGCTATATCCCAGCCTGCCTCTGGTAACTCCTTCTCTCACCACAGCATG GTGAGCATGCTGGGGAAAGGGTTTGGAGATGTTGGGGAGGCCAAAGGCAGCAGTACCACAGGTTCTCAGTTCCTGGAGCAGTTCAAGACAGCCCAGGCTCTGGCTCAGCTGGCTGCTCAGCACACCCAGCCTGGTGGGAGCACCACTGCTTCTTCTTGGGACATGGGATCCACTACGCAGACCTCGTCTCTTGTGCAGTATG ATCTCAAGAACCCAACAGACTCTTCTGTTCATAGTCCCTTCACCAAGCGTCAGGCCTTCACATCGACTTCAACCATGATAGAAGTGTTCATGCAGGAGAAACAACCTGTGGTGACTGCCTCCACAACCGTGCCGGCACCCCCTTCCTCACCGCTGCCCAGCAAAACCAATCCTGTTCCCCAGATGTCCCCAGGGTCCTCGGACAACCAGTCCTCCAGTCCCCAGCCAGCACAGCAGAAGctgaagcagcaaaagaaaaaagcatcgTTAACATCAAAG ATTCCTGCGCTTGCAGTGGAAATGCCTGGCTCAGCAGATATCTCAGGGCTAAACCTGCAGTTTGGGGCATTACAGTTTGGTTCGGAGCCTGTTCTTGCGGAGTACGAATCGACGCCCACAACAAGCACCGCTGTTAGCCAATCTCAAAGCAGCCTGTACACCAGCACGGCTAG TGAATCTTCATCCACAATTTCGTCCAATCAAAGCCAGGAGTCTGGTTACCAGAGCGGCACAATACAGACAGCAACGTTTACCTCCCAGAACAGCACTCAGGGACCACTGTATGAACAGAGATCCACCCAGACGAGGCGATACCCAAATTCAATCTCTTCCTCGCCCCAGAAAGATCTGACCCAGGCCAAG aATGGTTTCAGTTCTGTGCAACCCACGCCATTACAAACCACACAGGCTGTTGAAG GTGCTACAGGCCCGGCAGTGAAATCCGattccccctctgctcccagtaTCACGCCTCTCAATGATGGGGTATCTGCCTCGTCCTTGCTGACGACAGCCAGCCAACACTCGAcagctctgagcagcctgagCCACAGTGAGGAACTCCCTAGTACGACCACCACCCAACTCAGCAG TACATTACCCACCCAGCAGAACAGTCTGTCCTCATCCACATCCTCTGGGCGAACGTCAACCTCAACTCTTCTG CACACAAGTGTGGAGAGTGAAGCAAGCCTCCATTCTTCTGCTAGCactttctccacctcctccagcacagtGTCAGCCGCCCCACCAGTCGTAAGTGCTTCATCCAGTCTCAGCAGTGTCAGCAGCCTGGGCCTCAGCCTCAGTAGTAACTCCACGGTGACAGCCTCAACTCGCAGCTCCGTTGCAACAACATCAG gaaAAGCCCCTCCCAATCTCCCTCCTGGAGTCCCACCGTTGTTGCCTAATCCGTACATCATGGCTCCAGGCTTGCTACATGCCTATCCG CCACAGGTGTATGGATATGATGACTTGCAAATGCTCCAGACGAGATTCCCTTTG gATTACTACAGCATCCCATTCCCTACACCCACCACCCCGCTGACTGGAAGAGATGGCAGCCTGAGCAGCAATCCGTACTCTG GTGACTTAACAAAATTTGGCCGAGGTGAtgcctcttctcctgctcctgcaacGACTTTGGCCCAGCCTCAGCAGAGCCAGACCCAGACTCACCACACCACGCAGCAGACGTTCCTGAACCCAGCGCTGCCTCCTGGCTACAGTTACACCAGTCTGCCGTACTACACAGGGGTACCAGGGCTCCCCAGCACCTTCCAATACGGGCCCGCCGTGTTCCCT GTTGCTCCTACCTCTTCCAAGCAGCATGGTGTGAATGTCAGCGTCAACGCATCAGCAACCCCTTTTCAGCAGCCCAGTGGCTATGGCTCTCATGGATACAGCACTG gTGTATCCGTGACATCCAGTAATACAGGAGTGCCAGACATCTCGGGCTCTGTCTACTCCAAAACTCAG CAATCCTTCGAGAAGCAGGGATTTCACACTGGAACCCCAGCAGCCTCCTTCAATCTGCCTTCAGCGCTGGGCAGCGGCGGCCCCATCAACCCTGCAACGGCAGCGGCATACCCCCCCACTCCTTTCATGCACATCCTGACCCCGCATCAGCAGCCCCACTCGCAGATCCTCCACCACCAcctgcagcaggatgggcaG CTTCCATATTTGCAGATGATACTGTGCTGCCAACGCCAGCAGGAAGACCAG ggtggctctGGGCAGCGCAGCCAAGGCAGCTCCATCCCCCAGAAATCCCAGGCCAACAAGTCTGCCTACAACAGCTACAGCTGGGGCGCCAACTGA
- the UBAP2L gene encoding ubiquitin-associated protein 2-like isoform X5: MMTSVGTNRARGNWEQTQTQSQTQHKQRPQATAEQIRLAQMISDHNDADFEEKVKQLIDITGKNQDECVIALHDCNGDVNRAINVLLEGNPDTHSWEMVGKKKGVSGQKESGQAEPSEESKENRERDRDFSRRRGGPPRRGRGASRGREFRGQENGLDGGKSGGSSGRGTERGRRGRGRGRGGSGRRGGRFSAQGMGTFNPADYAEPAGTDENYGNSNNNTWNNTGSFEPDDGTRLDFIGGEGSNYPRKFDTAPGAWRAATEEWGTEDWNEDLSETKIFTASNVSSVPLPAENVTITAGQRIDLAVLLGKTPSSMENESTNLESSQAPSLAQPLVFSNSKQSAISQPASGNSFSHHSMVSMLGKGFGDVGEAKGSSTTGSQFLEQFKTAQALAQLAAQHTQPGGSTTASSWDMGSTTQTSSLVQYDLKNPTDSSVHSPFTKRQAFTSTSTMIEVFMQEKQPVVTASTTVPAPPSSPLPSKTNPVPQMSPGSSDNQSSSPQPAQQKLKQQKKKASLTSKIPALAVEMPGSADISGLNLQFGALQFGSEPVLAEYESTPTTSTAVSQSQSSLYTSTASESSSTISSNQSQESGYQSGTIQTATFTSQNSTQGPLYEQRSTQTRRYPNSISSSPQKDLTQAKNGFSSVQPTPLQTTQAVEGATGPAVKSDSPSAPSITPLNDGVSASSLLTTASQHSTALSSLSHSEELPSTTTTQLSSTLPTQQNSLSSSTSSGRTSTSTLLHTSVESEASLHSSASTFSTSSSTVSAAPPVVSASSSLSSVSSLGLSLSSNSTVTASTRSSVATTSGKAPPNLPPGVPPLLPNPYIMAPGLLHAYPPQVYGYDDLQMLQTRFPLDYYSIPFPTPTTPLTGRDGSLSSNPYSGDLTKFGRGDASSPAPATTLAQPQQSQTQTHHTTQQTFLNPALPPGYSYTSLPYYTGVPGLPSTFQYGPAVFPVAPTSSKQHGVNVSVNASATPFQQPSGYGSHGYSTGVSVTSSNTGVPDISGSVYSKTQQSFEKQGFHTGTPAASFNLPSALGSGGPINPATAAAYPPTPFMHILTPHQQPHSQILHHHLQQDGQGGSGQRSQGSSIPQKSQANKSAYNSYSWGAN; encoded by the exons ATGATGACATCGGTGGGCACTAACCGAGCCcgggggaactgggagcagaCACAGACACAGAGCCAGACACAGCACAAGCAGCGGCCGCAG GCTACTGCGGAACAGATTCGACTTGCACAGATGATTTCGGACCACAATGACGCTGACTTTGAGGAGAAGGTGAAACAA CTGATTGACATCACAGGCAAGAACCAGGATGAGTGTGTGATTGCTCTGCATGACTGCAATGGAGATGTTAACAGAGCCATCAACGTGCTGCTGGAGGGCAATCCGGACACG CATTCCTGGGAAATGGTTGGGAAGAAGAAGGGTGTCTCGGGACAGAAGGAGAGTGGACAGGCAGAACCCagtgaagaaagcaaagaaaaccgGGAGAGGGATCGGGATTTCAGCAGACGACGTGGCGGGCCACCGAGGCGGGGGCGAGGTGCCAGCCGTGGAAGAGAGT TTCGGGGCCAGGAGAATGGACTAGATGGTGGTAAGAGTGGAGGATCTTCTGGAAGAGGCACAGAAAGAGGGAGGCGGGGACGTGGCCGAGGCCGAG GTGGCTCTGGAAGGCGAGGGGGAAGATTTTCTGCCCAAGGCATGGG AACTTTCAACCCAGCTGACTATGCTGAGCCAGCCGGCACGGATGAGAACTACGGGAATAGCAACAACAACACATGGAACAACACTGGCAGTTTTGAGCCAGATGATGGCACAA gacTTGATTTCATTGGGGGTGAGGGGTCAAATTATCCCCGAAAATTTGACACTGCTCCTG GTGCATGGAGGGCCGCAACAGAAGAATGGGGCACAGAGGACTGGAATGAAGAT cTGTCTGAGACAAAGATCTTCACCGCCTCTAATGTGTCTTCAGTGCCTCTGCCTGCCGAGAATGTGACAATCACAGCTGGACAGAG AATTGATCTTGCAGTCCTGCTAGGAAAGACGCCCTCTTCTATGGAGAATGAGTCAACAAACCTGGAGTCATCGCAGGCTCCTTCTCTGGCCCAGCCACTGGTGTTCAGCAATTCCAAGCAAAGTGCTATATCCCAGCCTGCCTCTGGTAACTCCTTCTCTCACCACAGCATG GTGAGCATGCTGGGGAAAGGGTTTGGAGATGTTGGGGAGGCCAAAGGCAGCAGTACCACAGGTTCTCAGTTCCTGGAGCAGTTCAAGACAGCCCAGGCTCTGGCTCAGCTGGCTGCTCAGCACACCCAGCCTGGTGGGAGCACCACTGCTTCTTCTTGGGACATGGGATCCACTACGCAGACCTCGTCTCTTGTGCAGTATG ATCTCAAGAACCCAACAGACTCTTCTGTTCATAGTCCCTTCACCAAGCGTCAGGCCTTCACATCGACTTCAACCATGATAGAAGTGTTCATGCAGGAGAAACAACCTGTGGTGACTGCCTCCACAACCGTGCCGGCACCCCCTTCCTCACCGCTGCCCAGCAAAACCAATCCTGTTCCCCAGATGTCCCCAGGGTCCTCGGACAACCAGTCCTCCAGTCCCCAGCCAGCACAGCAGAAGctgaagcagcaaaagaaaaaagcatcgTTAACATCAAAG ATTCCTGCGCTTGCAGTGGAAATGCCTGGCTCAGCAGATATCTCAGGGCTAAACCTGCAGTTTGGGGCATTACAGTTTGGTTCGGAGCCTGTTCTTGCGGAGTACGAATCGACGCCCACAACAAGCACCGCTGTTAGCCAATCTCAAAGCAGCCTGTACACCAGCACGGCTAG TGAATCTTCATCCACAATTTCGTCCAATCAAAGCCAGGAGTCTGGTTACCAGAGCGGCACAATACAGACAGCAACGTTTACCTCCCAGAACAGCACTCAGGGACCACTGTATGAACAGAGATCCACCCAGACGAGGCGATACCCAAATTCAATCTCTTCCTCGCCCCAGAAAGATCTGACCCAGGCCAAG aATGGTTTCAGTTCTGTGCAACCCACGCCATTACAAACCACACAGGCTGTTGAAG GTGCTACAGGCCCGGCAGTGAAATCCGattccccctctgctcccagtaTCACGCCTCTCAATGATGGGGTATCTGCCTCGTCCTTGCTGACGACAGCCAGCCAACACTCGAcagctctgagcagcctgagCCACAGTGAGGAACTCCCTAGTACGACCACCACCCAACTCAGCAG TACATTACCCACCCAGCAGAACAGTCTGTCCTCATCCACATCCTCTGGGCGAACGTCAACCTCAACTCTTCTG CACACAAGTGTGGAGAGTGAAGCAAGCCTCCATTCTTCTGCTAGCactttctccacctcctccagcacagtGTCAGCCGCCCCACCAGTCGTAAGTGCTTCATCCAGTCTCAGCAGTGTCAGCAGCCTGGGCCTCAGCCTCAGTAGTAACTCCACGGTGACAGCCTCAACTCGCAGCTCCGTTGCAACAACATCAG gaaAAGCCCCTCCCAATCTCCCTCCTGGAGTCCCACCGTTGTTGCCTAATCCGTACATCATGGCTCCAGGCTTGCTACATGCCTATCCG CCACAGGTGTATGGATATGATGACTTGCAAATGCTCCAGACGAGATTCCCTTTG gATTACTACAGCATCCCATTCCCTACACCCACCACCCCGCTGACTGGAAGAGATGGCAGCCTGAGCAGCAATCCGTACTCTG GTGACTTAACAAAATTTGGCCGAGGTGAtgcctcttctcctgctcctgcaacGACTTTGGCCCAGCCTCAGCAGAGCCAGACCCAGACTCACCACACCACGCAGCAGACGTTCCTGAACCCAGCGCTGCCTCCTGGCTACAGTTACACCAGTCTGCCGTACTACACAGGGGTACCAGGGCTCCCCAGCACCTTCCAATACGGGCCCGCCGTGTTCCCT GTTGCTCCTACCTCTTCCAAGCAGCATGGTGTGAATGTCAGCGTCAACGCATCAGCAACCCCTTTTCAGCAGCCCAGTGGCTATGGCTCTCATGGATACAGCACTG gTGTATCCGTGACATCCAGTAATACAGGAGTGCCAGACATCTCGGGCTCTGTCTACTCCAAAACTCAG CAATCCTTCGAGAAGCAGGGATTTCACACTGGAACCCCAGCAGCCTCCTTCAATCTGCCTTCAGCGCTGGGCAGCGGCGGCCCCATCAACCCTGCAACGGCAGCGGCATACCCCCCCACTCCTTTCATGCACATCCTGACCCCGCATCAGCAGCCCCACTCGCAGATCCTCCACCACCAcctgcagcaggatgggcaG ggtggctctGGGCAGCGCAGCCAAGGCAGCTCCATCCCCCAGAAATCCCAGGCCAACAAGTCTGCCTACAACAGCTACAGCTGGGGCGCCAACTGA
- the UBAP2L gene encoding ubiquitin-associated protein 2-like isoform X6: MMTSVGTNRARGNWEQTQTQSQTQHKQRPQATAEQIRLAQMISDHNDADFEEKVKQLIDITGKNQDECVIALHDCNGDVNRAINVLLEGNPDTHSWEMVGKKKGVSGQKESGQAEPSEESKENRERDRDFSRRRGGPPRRGRGASRGREFRGQENGLDGGKSGGSSGRGTERGRRGRGRGRGGSGRRGGRFSAQGMGTFNPADYAEPAGTDENYGNSNNNTWNNTGSFEPDDGTSAWRAATEEWGTEDWNEDLSETKIFTASNVSSVPLPAENVTITAGQRIDLAVLLGKTPSSMENESTNLESSQAPSLAQPLVFSNSKQSAISQPASGNSFSHHSMVSMLGKGFGDVGEAKGSSTTGSQFLEQFKTAQALAQLAAQHTQPGGSTTASSWDMGSTTQTSSLVQYDLKNPTDSSVHSPFTKRQAFTSTSTMIEVFMQEKQPVVTASTTVPAPPSSPLPSKTNPVPQMSPGSSDNQSSSPQPAQQKLKQQKKKASLTSKIPALAVEMPGSADISGLNLQFGALQFGSEPVLAEYESTPTTSTAVSQSQSSLYTSTASESSSTISSNQSQESGYQSGTIQTATFTSQNSTQGPLYEQRSTQTRRYPNSISSSPQKDLTQAKNGFSSVQPTPLQTTQAVEGATGPAVKSDSPSAPSITPLNDGVSASSLLTTASQHSTALSSLSHSEELPSTTTTQLSSTLPTQQNSLSSSTSSGRTSTSTLLHTSVESEASLHSSASTFSTSSSTVSAAPPVVSASSSLSSVSSLGLSLSSNSTVTASTRSSVATTSGKAPPNLPPGVPPLLPNPYIMAPGLLHAYPPQVYGYDDLQMLQTRFPLDYYSIPFPTPTTPLTGRDGSLSSNPYSGDLTKFGRGDASSPAPATTLAQPQQSQTQTHHTTQQTFLNPALPPGYSYTSLPYYTGVPGLPSTFQYGPAVFPVAPTSSKQHGVNVSVNASATPFQQPSGYGSHGYSTGVSVTSSNTGVPDISGSVYSKTQQSFEKQGFHTGTPAASFNLPSALGSGGPINPATAAAYPPTPFMHILTPHQQPHSQILHHHLQQDGQLPYLQMILCCQRQQEDQGGSGQRSQGSSIPQKSQANKSAYNSYSWGAN, translated from the exons ATGATGACATCGGTGGGCACTAACCGAGCCcgggggaactgggagcagaCACAGACACAGAGCCAGACACAGCACAAGCAGCGGCCGCAG GCTACTGCGGAACAGATTCGACTTGCACAGATGATTTCGGACCACAATGACGCTGACTTTGAGGAGAAGGTGAAACAA CTGATTGACATCACAGGCAAGAACCAGGATGAGTGTGTGATTGCTCTGCATGACTGCAATGGAGATGTTAACAGAGCCATCAACGTGCTGCTGGAGGGCAATCCGGACACG CATTCCTGGGAAATGGTTGGGAAGAAGAAGGGTGTCTCGGGACAGAAGGAGAGTGGACAGGCAGAACCCagtgaagaaagcaaagaaaaccgGGAGAGGGATCGGGATTTCAGCAGACGACGTGGCGGGCCACCGAGGCGGGGGCGAGGTGCCAGCCGTGGAAGAGAGT TTCGGGGCCAGGAGAATGGACTAGATGGTGGTAAGAGTGGAGGATCTTCTGGAAGAGGCACAGAAAGAGGGAGGCGGGGACGTGGCCGAGGCCGAG GTGGCTCTGGAAGGCGAGGGGGAAGATTTTCTGCCCAAGGCATGGG AACTTTCAACCCAGCTGACTATGCTGAGCCAGCCGGCACGGATGAGAACTACGGGAATAGCAACAACAACACATGGAACAACACTGGCAGTTTTGAGCCAGATGATGGCACAA GTGCATGGAGGGCCGCAACAGAAGAATGGGGCACAGAGGACTGGAATGAAGAT cTGTCTGAGACAAAGATCTTCACCGCCTCTAATGTGTCTTCAGTGCCTCTGCCTGCCGAGAATGTGACAATCACAGCTGGACAGAG AATTGATCTTGCAGTCCTGCTAGGAAAGACGCCCTCTTCTATGGAGAATGAGTCAACAAACCTGGAGTCATCGCAGGCTCCTTCTCTGGCCCAGCCACTGGTGTTCAGCAATTCCAAGCAAAGTGCTATATCCCAGCCTGCCTCTGGTAACTCCTTCTCTCACCACAGCATG GTGAGCATGCTGGGGAAAGGGTTTGGAGATGTTGGGGAGGCCAAAGGCAGCAGTACCACAGGTTCTCAGTTCCTGGAGCAGTTCAAGACAGCCCAGGCTCTGGCTCAGCTGGCTGCTCAGCACACCCAGCCTGGTGGGAGCACCACTGCTTCTTCTTGGGACATGGGATCCACTACGCAGACCTCGTCTCTTGTGCAGTATG ATCTCAAGAACCCAACAGACTCTTCTGTTCATAGTCCCTTCACCAAGCGTCAGGCCTTCACATCGACTTCAACCATGATAGAAGTGTTCATGCAGGAGAAACAACCTGTGGTGACTGCCTCCACAACCGTGCCGGCACCCCCTTCCTCACCGCTGCCCAGCAAAACCAATCCTGTTCCCCAGATGTCCCCAGGGTCCTCGGACAACCAGTCCTCCAGTCCCCAGCCAGCACAGCAGAAGctgaagcagcaaaagaaaaaagcatcgTTAACATCAAAG ATTCCTGCGCTTGCAGTGGAAATGCCTGGCTCAGCAGATATCTCAGGGCTAAACCTGCAGTTTGGGGCATTACAGTTTGGTTCGGAGCCTGTTCTTGCGGAGTACGAATCGACGCCCACAACAAGCACCGCTGTTAGCCAATCTCAAAGCAGCCTGTACACCAGCACGGCTAG TGAATCTTCATCCACAATTTCGTCCAATCAAAGCCAGGAGTCTGGTTACCAGAGCGGCACAATACAGACAGCAACGTTTACCTCCCAGAACAGCACTCAGGGACCACTGTATGAACAGAGATCCACCCAGACGAGGCGATACCCAAATTCAATCTCTTCCTCGCCCCAGAAAGATCTGACCCAGGCCAAG aATGGTTTCAGTTCTGTGCAACCCACGCCATTACAAACCACACAGGCTGTTGAAG GTGCTACAGGCCCGGCAGTGAAATCCGattccccctctgctcccagtaTCACGCCTCTCAATGATGGGGTATCTGCCTCGTCCTTGCTGACGACAGCCAGCCAACACTCGAcagctctgagcagcctgagCCACAGTGAGGAACTCCCTAGTACGACCACCACCCAACTCAGCAG TACATTACCCACCCAGCAGAACAGTCTGTCCTCATCCACATCCTCTGGGCGAACGTCAACCTCAACTCTTCTG CACACAAGTGTGGAGAGTGAAGCAAGCCTCCATTCTTCTGCTAGCactttctccacctcctccagcacagtGTCAGCCGCCCCACCAGTCGTAAGTGCTTCATCCAGTCTCAGCAGTGTCAGCAGCCTGGGCCTCAGCCTCAGTAGTAACTCCACGGTGACAGCCTCAACTCGCAGCTCCGTTGCAACAACATCAG gaaAAGCCCCTCCCAATCTCCCTCCTGGAGTCCCACCGTTGTTGCCTAATCCGTACATCATGGCTCCAGGCTTGCTACATGCCTATCCG CCACAGGTGTATGGATATGATGACTTGCAAATGCTCCAGACGAGATTCCCTTTG gATTACTACAGCATCCCATTCCCTACACCCACCACCCCGCTGACTGGAAGAGATGGCAGCCTGAGCAGCAATCCGTACTCTG GTGACTTAACAAAATTTGGCCGAGGTGAtgcctcttctcctgctcctgcaacGACTTTGGCCCAGCCTCAGCAGAGCCAGACCCAGACTCACCACACCACGCAGCAGACGTTCCTGAACCCAGCGCTGCCTCCTGGCTACAGTTACACCAGTCTGCCGTACTACACAGGGGTACCAGGGCTCCCCAGCACCTTCCAATACGGGCCCGCCGTGTTCCCT GTTGCTCCTACCTCTTCCAAGCAGCATGGTGTGAATGTCAGCGTCAACGCATCAGCAACCCCTTTTCAGCAGCCCAGTGGCTATGGCTCTCATGGATACAGCACTG gTGTATCCGTGACATCCAGTAATACAGGAGTGCCAGACATCTCGGGCTCTGTCTACTCCAAAACTCAG CAATCCTTCGAGAAGCAGGGATTTCACACTGGAACCCCAGCAGCCTCCTTCAATCTGCCTTCAGCGCTGGGCAGCGGCGGCCCCATCAACCCTGCAACGGCAGCGGCATACCCCCCCACTCCTTTCATGCACATCCTGACCCCGCATCAGCAGCCCCACTCGCAGATCCTCCACCACCAcctgcagcaggatgggcaG CTTCCATATTTGCAGATGATACTGTGCTGCCAACGCCAGCAGGAAGACCAG ggtggctctGGGCAGCGCAGCCAAGGCAGCTCCATCCCCCAGAAATCCCAGGCCAACAAGTCTGCCTACAACAGCTACAGCTGGGGCGCCAACTGA